The following are from one region of the Oreochromis aureus strain Israel breed Guangdong linkage group 1, ZZ_aureus, whole genome shotgun sequence genome:
- the kifc3 gene encoding kinesin-like protein KIFC3 isoform X1 produces the protein MYVLCTLAVLTLHNLIKNRNKPEQSRSTEAAGREGHLKDGSAGDGCWGVSGTRDRVDGSMIRRAEGKRRRGAIHNLPNSRKQVQPVQRSSALVNPAVMFGTRKTWDLGHAPCLQDLWKKDLSLDASSVDFLMSDGEDDGSFLSLPSTAFSQRPSLTAELSETSTTSQQLIIQTLQDKVCEFQARLHSEEVARHLLVQQLQQSVKEKTGGGAETLQEEQTSETPKGVRVVQPGADRLSCPEEEQLVTRLRTQVEELEEKLLDQTQEVERLRSELGATDLEKQLELLVVENERLKQELKSCRSSKLQKLDAAAETCSCSHCPHSQDVEALRREVSRWETQARQRERRLAELERELLEKSSRTEALQRQLDDSTRQLDDSRRQLEESRRRQGEAEQKLTLRLQECEEELARQAATPPRVKVRMPYVTQTVEVESADSQKAVAEMQVKNNALQEQLSAQRQLLRELETQLHESQRTCAQLRTQILVYEGEMERAQGQLEAEMQNLEEEKNRVIEEAFIRAESEMKAVHENLAGVRMNLLSLQPALRTLTSDYNCLKRQVQDFPFMLDKAITEAKQEICQVISEVSSTNQELLRKYKREMNLRKKCHNELVRLKGNIRVFCRVRPVSQEEQDSADAKTMLSFDSDDDAILYLSNKGKVMTFELDKVFPPHATQEEVFQEVQALITSCIDGYNVCIFAYGQTGSGKTYTMEGVADNPGINQRALRLLFSEVTEKAPDWDYKITVSMVEIYNETLRDLLGENPSDKLDIKMNPDGSGQLYVPGLTEITVQSPEDINKVFELGHVNRATACTNLNEHSSRSHALLIITVSGFNTATGNRTQGKLNLVDLAGSERIGKSGAEGSRLREAQCINKSLSALGDVINALRSKHSHVPFRNSRLTYLLQDSLSGDSKTLMMVQVSPLPSNMSESVCSLKFAQRVRSVELSSSSSRKHENSSTSSSPTHDSVELDSPPVTPVPLPISRASSAGSTLSSASRTPSSSRRRSQSQLSTGRLKLTA, from the exons CCGGTCCAGCGGTCCAGCGCTCTGGTCAACCCGGCGGTCATGTTCGGCACACGAAAGACCTGGGACCTCGGCCACGCCCCCTGCCTGCAGGATCTCTGGAAGAAAGACCTCTCATTGGATG CGAGCTCAGTGGACTTCCTGATGAGTGATGGTGAAGACGACGGCTCCTTCCTTTCTCTGCCCAGTACCGCCTTCTCGCAGCGCCCCTCTCTGACCGCCGAGCTCAGCGAAACGAGCACGACCAGCCAGCAGCTGATTATCCAG ACCCTACAGGACAAAGTTTGCGAGTTTCAGGCTCGACTTCACTCTGAAGAAGTAGCCCGCCACCTGCtggtgcagcagctgcagcagagtgTCAAAGAGAAGACGGGTGGAGGCGCTGAGACGCTACAGGAAGAGCAGACGTCAGAGACGCCCAAGG gtGTGAGGGTGGTGCAGCCCGGTGCGGATCGTCTCAGCTGTCCAGAGGAAGAGCAGCTCGTTACTCGGCTGCGCACACAG gtggaggagctggaggagaagCTGTTGGATCAGACCCAGGAGGTGGAGAGACTTCGCTCTGAACTG GGGGCGACAGACCTGGAGAAGCAGCTGGAGCTgctggtggtggagaatgaGCGTCTGAAGCAGGAGCTGAAGTCATGCAGGAGCTCAAAGCTTCAGAAGCTCGACGCTGCCGCAGAGACCTGCAGCTGCAGCCACTGCCCCCACAGCCAG GATGTGGAGGCCCTGCGGAGGGAGGTGTCCCGCTGGGAGACCCAGGCCCGTCAGAGGGAGCGGCGGCTGGCTGAGTTGgagagagagctgctggagaaAAGCTCCAGGACGGAGGCCCTCCAACGGCAGCTGGACGACTCCACCCGGCAGCTGGACGACAGCCGCAGGCAGCTGGAGGAGTCGAGGCGGAGGCAGGGGGAGGCTGAACAGAAACTCACCCTCCGGCTGCAGGAGTGCGAGGAGGAGCTCGCCAGACAGGCAGCCACGCCCCCCAGAGTCAAAGTGAGGATGCCG TATGTGACGCAGACGGTGGAGGTGGAGTCGGCAGACTCTCAGAAAGCTGTGGCTGAAATGCAGGTGAAGAACAACGCCCTGCAGGAGCAGCTTTCTGCACAGAGGCAGCTGCTGCGAGAGCTCGAGACGCAGCTGCATGAGTCGCAGAGGACCTGCGCTCAGCTCAGGACGCAG ATCCTGGTTTATGAAGGAGAGATGGAGCGAGCTCAGGGTCAGCTGGAGGCAGAGATGCAGAacctggaggaggagaagaaccGTGTCATCGAGGAGGCGTTCATCCGAGCCGAGAGCGAGATGAAGGCCGTCCACGAGAACCTCGCAG GTGTGCGTATGAACCTGCTGAGCCTGCAGCCGGCCCTCAGGACTCTCACCTCGGACTACAACTGTCTGAAGAGGCAGGTACAGGACTTCCCCTTCATGCTGGACAAAGCAATCACGGAGGCCAAACAGGAG atctGCCAGGTGATCAGTGAGGTGAGCAGCACCAACCAGGAGCTGCTGCGTAAATACAAGCGAGAGATGAACCTGAGGAAGAAATGCCACAACGAGCTGGTTCGACTCAAAG GTAACATCCGTGTGTTCTGTCGCGTCCGGCCGGTCAGTCAGGAGGAGCAGGACTCCGCCGATGCCAAAACCATGCTGAGCTTCGACTCGGACGACGACGCCATCCTCTACCTCTCTAACAAGGGCAAGGTCATGACCTTTGAGCTGGATAAAGTCTTCCCCCCTCACGCCACGCAGGAAGAG GTGTTTCAGGAGGTTCAGGCTCTGATCACTTCCTGTATTGATGGCTATAACGTCTGCATCTTCGCCTACGGGCAGACCGGCTCCGGGAAAACCTACACCATGGAG GGTGTCGCTGATAATCCCGGCATCAACCAGCGTGCTCTGCGGCTGCTGTTCTCCGAGGTGACGGAAAAAGCTCCAGACTGGGACTACAAAATCACCGTCAGCATGGTGGAAATCTACAACGAGACGCTGCG GGACCTGCTCGGGGAGAATCCGTCTGACAAGCTCGACATAAAGATGAATCCCGATGGCAGCGGCCAACTCTACGTCCCCGGACTGACCGAGATCACCGTGCAGAGTCCCGAGGACATCAACAAG GTGTTTGAGTTGGGTCACGTCAACAGAGCGACAGCCTGCACCAACCTGAACGAGCACAGCTCGCGGTCACATGCTCTGCTCATCATCACGGTCTCTGGATTCAACACAGCCACTGGCAACCGCACgcaag GGAAGCTGAACCTCGTGGACCTGGCGGGCTCGGAGCGGATCGGTAAGTCGGGGGCGGAGGGCAGTCGGCTCAGAGAAGCTCAGTGCATCAACAAATCCCTGTCGGCGCTCGGCGATGTCATCAACGCGCTGCGGAGCAAACACTCCCACGTCCCGTTCAGAAACTCCCGCCTCACGTACCTGCTGCAGGACTCGCTGAGCGGAGACAGCAAGACCCTGATGATGGTGCAG GTCTCTCCGTTGCCCAGCAACATGAGCGAGTCAGTCTGCTCGCTGAAGTTCGCTCAGAGGGTTCGCAGCGTCGAGCTGAGCTCCTCGTCCTCCAGGAAACACGAGAACTCATCCACGTCATCCTCGCCCACCCACGACAGCGTTGAG CTGGACTCCCCCCCGGTGACCCCGGTCCCTCTCCCCATCTCTCGGGCCAGCAGCGCCGGCTCCACCCTCTCCTCCGCCTCCAGAACTCCCAGCAGCTCCCGCAGGAGGTCCCAGTCGCAGCTCTCCACAG GACGACTGAAGCTGACAGCCTGA
- the kifc3 gene encoding kinesin-like protein KIFC3 isoform X4, with translation MFGTRKTWDLGHAPCLQDLWKKDLSLDASSVDFLMSDGEDDGSFLSLPSTAFSQRPSLTAELSETSTTSQQLIIQTLQDKVCEFQARLHSEEVARHLLVQQLQQSVKEKTGGGAETLQEEQTSETPKGVRVVQPGADRLSCPEEEQLVTRLRTQVEELEEKLLDQTQEVERLRSELGATDLEKQLELLVVENERLKQELKSCRSSKLQKLDAAAETCSCSHCPHSQDVEALRREVSRWETQARQRERRLAELERELLEKSSRTEALQRQLDDSTRQLDDSRRQLEESRRRQGEAEQKLTLRLQECEEELARQAATPPRVKVRMPYVTQTVEVESADSQKAVAEMQVKNNALQEQLSAQRQLLRELETQLHESQRTCAQLRTQILVYEGEMERAQGQLEAEMQNLEEEKNRVIEEAFIRAESEMKAVHENLAGVRMNLLSLQPALRTLTSDYNCLKRQVQDFPFMLDKAITEAKQEICQVISEVSSTNQELLRKYKREMNLRKKCHNELVRLKGNIRVFCRVRPVSQEEQDSADAKTMLSFDSDDDAILYLSNKGKVMTFELDKVFPPHATQEEVFQEVQALITSCIDGYNVCIFAYGQTGSGKTYTMEGVADNPGINQRALRLLFSEVTEKAPDWDYKITVSMVEIYNETLRDLLGENPSDKLDIKMNPDGSGQLYVPGLTEITVQSPEDINKVFELGHVNRATACTNLNEHSSRSHALLIITVSGFNTATGNRTQGKLNLVDLAGSERIGKSGAEGSRLREAQCINKSLSALGDVINALRSKHSHVPFRNSRLTYLLQDSLSGDSKTLMMVQVSPLPSNMSESVCSLKFAQRVRSVELSSSSSRKHENSSTSSSPTHDSVELDSPPVTPVPLPISRASSAGSTLSSASRTPSSSRRRSQSQLSTGRLKLTA, from the exons ATGTTCGGCACACGAAAGACCTGGGACCTCGGCCACGCCCCCTGCCTGCAGGATCTCTGGAAGAAAGACCTCTCATTGGATG CGAGCTCAGTGGACTTCCTGATGAGTGATGGTGAAGACGACGGCTCCTTCCTTTCTCTGCCCAGTACCGCCTTCTCGCAGCGCCCCTCTCTGACCGCCGAGCTCAGCGAAACGAGCACGACCAGCCAGCAGCTGATTATCCAG ACCCTACAGGACAAAGTTTGCGAGTTTCAGGCTCGACTTCACTCTGAAGAAGTAGCCCGCCACCTGCtggtgcagcagctgcagcagagtgTCAAAGAGAAGACGGGTGGAGGCGCTGAGACGCTACAGGAAGAGCAGACGTCAGAGACGCCCAAGG gtGTGAGGGTGGTGCAGCCCGGTGCGGATCGTCTCAGCTGTCCAGAGGAAGAGCAGCTCGTTACTCGGCTGCGCACACAG gtggaggagctggaggagaagCTGTTGGATCAGACCCAGGAGGTGGAGAGACTTCGCTCTGAACTG GGGGCGACAGACCTGGAGAAGCAGCTGGAGCTgctggtggtggagaatgaGCGTCTGAAGCAGGAGCTGAAGTCATGCAGGAGCTCAAAGCTTCAGAAGCTCGACGCTGCCGCAGAGACCTGCAGCTGCAGCCACTGCCCCCACAGCCAG GATGTGGAGGCCCTGCGGAGGGAGGTGTCCCGCTGGGAGACCCAGGCCCGTCAGAGGGAGCGGCGGCTGGCTGAGTTGgagagagagctgctggagaaAAGCTCCAGGACGGAGGCCCTCCAACGGCAGCTGGACGACTCCACCCGGCAGCTGGACGACAGCCGCAGGCAGCTGGAGGAGTCGAGGCGGAGGCAGGGGGAGGCTGAACAGAAACTCACCCTCCGGCTGCAGGAGTGCGAGGAGGAGCTCGCCAGACAGGCAGCCACGCCCCCCAGAGTCAAAGTGAGGATGCCG TATGTGACGCAGACGGTGGAGGTGGAGTCGGCAGACTCTCAGAAAGCTGTGGCTGAAATGCAGGTGAAGAACAACGCCCTGCAGGAGCAGCTTTCTGCACAGAGGCAGCTGCTGCGAGAGCTCGAGACGCAGCTGCATGAGTCGCAGAGGACCTGCGCTCAGCTCAGGACGCAG ATCCTGGTTTATGAAGGAGAGATGGAGCGAGCTCAGGGTCAGCTGGAGGCAGAGATGCAGAacctggaggaggagaagaaccGTGTCATCGAGGAGGCGTTCATCCGAGCCGAGAGCGAGATGAAGGCCGTCCACGAGAACCTCGCAG GTGTGCGTATGAACCTGCTGAGCCTGCAGCCGGCCCTCAGGACTCTCACCTCGGACTACAACTGTCTGAAGAGGCAGGTACAGGACTTCCCCTTCATGCTGGACAAAGCAATCACGGAGGCCAAACAGGAG atctGCCAGGTGATCAGTGAGGTGAGCAGCACCAACCAGGAGCTGCTGCGTAAATACAAGCGAGAGATGAACCTGAGGAAGAAATGCCACAACGAGCTGGTTCGACTCAAAG GTAACATCCGTGTGTTCTGTCGCGTCCGGCCGGTCAGTCAGGAGGAGCAGGACTCCGCCGATGCCAAAACCATGCTGAGCTTCGACTCGGACGACGACGCCATCCTCTACCTCTCTAACAAGGGCAAGGTCATGACCTTTGAGCTGGATAAAGTCTTCCCCCCTCACGCCACGCAGGAAGAG GTGTTTCAGGAGGTTCAGGCTCTGATCACTTCCTGTATTGATGGCTATAACGTCTGCATCTTCGCCTACGGGCAGACCGGCTCCGGGAAAACCTACACCATGGAG GGTGTCGCTGATAATCCCGGCATCAACCAGCGTGCTCTGCGGCTGCTGTTCTCCGAGGTGACGGAAAAAGCTCCAGACTGGGACTACAAAATCACCGTCAGCATGGTGGAAATCTACAACGAGACGCTGCG GGACCTGCTCGGGGAGAATCCGTCTGACAAGCTCGACATAAAGATGAATCCCGATGGCAGCGGCCAACTCTACGTCCCCGGACTGACCGAGATCACCGTGCAGAGTCCCGAGGACATCAACAAG GTGTTTGAGTTGGGTCACGTCAACAGAGCGACAGCCTGCACCAACCTGAACGAGCACAGCTCGCGGTCACATGCTCTGCTCATCATCACGGTCTCTGGATTCAACACAGCCACTGGCAACCGCACgcaag GGAAGCTGAACCTCGTGGACCTGGCGGGCTCGGAGCGGATCGGTAAGTCGGGGGCGGAGGGCAGTCGGCTCAGAGAAGCTCAGTGCATCAACAAATCCCTGTCGGCGCTCGGCGATGTCATCAACGCGCTGCGGAGCAAACACTCCCACGTCCCGTTCAGAAACTCCCGCCTCACGTACCTGCTGCAGGACTCGCTGAGCGGAGACAGCAAGACCCTGATGATGGTGCAG GTCTCTCCGTTGCCCAGCAACATGAGCGAGTCAGTCTGCTCGCTGAAGTTCGCTCAGAGGGTTCGCAGCGTCGAGCTGAGCTCCTCGTCCTCCAGGAAACACGAGAACTCATCCACGTCATCCTCGCCCACCCACGACAGCGTTGAG CTGGACTCCCCCCCGGTGACCCCGGTCCCTCTCCCCATCTCTCGGGCCAGCAGCGCCGGCTCCACCCTCTCCTCCGCCTCCAGAACTCCCAGCAGCTCCCGCAGGAGGTCCCAGTCGCAGCTCTCCACAG GACGACTGAAGCTGACAGCCTGA
- the kifc3 gene encoding kinesin-like protein KIFC3 isoform X2, protein MYVLCTLAVLTLHNLIKNRNKPEQSRSTEAAGREGHLKDGSAGDGCWGVSGTRDRVDGSMIRRAEGKRRRGAIHNLPNSRKQVQPVQRSSALVNPAVMFGTRKTWDLGHAPCLQDLWKKDLSLDASSVDFLMSDGEDDGSFLSLPSTAFSQRPSLTAELSETSTTSQQLIIQTLQDKVCEFQARLHSEEVARHLLVQQLQQSVKEKTGGGAETLQEEQTSETPKGVRVVQPGADRLSCPEEEQLVTRLRTQVEELEEKLLDQTQEVERLRSELGATDLEKQLELLVVENERLKQELKSCRSSKLQKLDAAAETCSCSHCPHSQDVEALRREVSRWETQARQRERRLAELERELLEKSSRTEALQRQLDDSTRQLDDSRRQLEESRRRQGEAEQKLTLRLQECEEELARQAATPPRVKYVTQTVEVESADSQKAVAEMQVKNNALQEQLSAQRQLLRELETQLHESQRTCAQLRTQILVYEGEMERAQGQLEAEMQNLEEEKNRVIEEAFIRAESEMKAVHENLAGVRMNLLSLQPALRTLTSDYNCLKRQVQDFPFMLDKAITEAKQEICQVISEVSSTNQELLRKYKREMNLRKKCHNELVRLKGNIRVFCRVRPVSQEEQDSADAKTMLSFDSDDDAILYLSNKGKVMTFELDKVFPPHATQEEVFQEVQALITSCIDGYNVCIFAYGQTGSGKTYTMEGVADNPGINQRALRLLFSEVTEKAPDWDYKITVSMVEIYNETLRDLLGENPSDKLDIKMNPDGSGQLYVPGLTEITVQSPEDINKVFELGHVNRATACTNLNEHSSRSHALLIITVSGFNTATGNRTQGKLNLVDLAGSERIGKSGAEGSRLREAQCINKSLSALGDVINALRSKHSHVPFRNSRLTYLLQDSLSGDSKTLMMVQVSPLPSNMSESVCSLKFAQRVRSVELSSSSSRKHENSSTSSSPTHDSVELDSPPVTPVPLPISRASSAGSTLSSASRTPSSSRRRSQSQLSTGRLKLTA, encoded by the exons CCGGTCCAGCGGTCCAGCGCTCTGGTCAACCCGGCGGTCATGTTCGGCACACGAAAGACCTGGGACCTCGGCCACGCCCCCTGCCTGCAGGATCTCTGGAAGAAAGACCTCTCATTGGATG CGAGCTCAGTGGACTTCCTGATGAGTGATGGTGAAGACGACGGCTCCTTCCTTTCTCTGCCCAGTACCGCCTTCTCGCAGCGCCCCTCTCTGACCGCCGAGCTCAGCGAAACGAGCACGACCAGCCAGCAGCTGATTATCCAG ACCCTACAGGACAAAGTTTGCGAGTTTCAGGCTCGACTTCACTCTGAAGAAGTAGCCCGCCACCTGCtggtgcagcagctgcagcagagtgTCAAAGAGAAGACGGGTGGAGGCGCTGAGACGCTACAGGAAGAGCAGACGTCAGAGACGCCCAAGG gtGTGAGGGTGGTGCAGCCCGGTGCGGATCGTCTCAGCTGTCCAGAGGAAGAGCAGCTCGTTACTCGGCTGCGCACACAG gtggaggagctggaggagaagCTGTTGGATCAGACCCAGGAGGTGGAGAGACTTCGCTCTGAACTG GGGGCGACAGACCTGGAGAAGCAGCTGGAGCTgctggtggtggagaatgaGCGTCTGAAGCAGGAGCTGAAGTCATGCAGGAGCTCAAAGCTTCAGAAGCTCGACGCTGCCGCAGAGACCTGCAGCTGCAGCCACTGCCCCCACAGCCAG GATGTGGAGGCCCTGCGGAGGGAGGTGTCCCGCTGGGAGACCCAGGCCCGTCAGAGGGAGCGGCGGCTGGCTGAGTTGgagagagagctgctggagaaAAGCTCCAGGACGGAGGCCCTCCAACGGCAGCTGGACGACTCCACCCGGCAGCTGGACGACAGCCGCAGGCAGCTGGAGGAGTCGAGGCGGAGGCAGGGGGAGGCTGAACAGAAACTCACCCTCCGGCTGCAGGAGTGCGAGGAGGAGCTCGCCAGACAGGCAGCCACGCCCCCCAGAGTCAAA TATGTGACGCAGACGGTGGAGGTGGAGTCGGCAGACTCTCAGAAAGCTGTGGCTGAAATGCAGGTGAAGAACAACGCCCTGCAGGAGCAGCTTTCTGCACAGAGGCAGCTGCTGCGAGAGCTCGAGACGCAGCTGCATGAGTCGCAGAGGACCTGCGCTCAGCTCAGGACGCAG ATCCTGGTTTATGAAGGAGAGATGGAGCGAGCTCAGGGTCAGCTGGAGGCAGAGATGCAGAacctggaggaggagaagaaccGTGTCATCGAGGAGGCGTTCATCCGAGCCGAGAGCGAGATGAAGGCCGTCCACGAGAACCTCGCAG GTGTGCGTATGAACCTGCTGAGCCTGCAGCCGGCCCTCAGGACTCTCACCTCGGACTACAACTGTCTGAAGAGGCAGGTACAGGACTTCCCCTTCATGCTGGACAAAGCAATCACGGAGGCCAAACAGGAG atctGCCAGGTGATCAGTGAGGTGAGCAGCACCAACCAGGAGCTGCTGCGTAAATACAAGCGAGAGATGAACCTGAGGAAGAAATGCCACAACGAGCTGGTTCGACTCAAAG GTAACATCCGTGTGTTCTGTCGCGTCCGGCCGGTCAGTCAGGAGGAGCAGGACTCCGCCGATGCCAAAACCATGCTGAGCTTCGACTCGGACGACGACGCCATCCTCTACCTCTCTAACAAGGGCAAGGTCATGACCTTTGAGCTGGATAAAGTCTTCCCCCCTCACGCCACGCAGGAAGAG GTGTTTCAGGAGGTTCAGGCTCTGATCACTTCCTGTATTGATGGCTATAACGTCTGCATCTTCGCCTACGGGCAGACCGGCTCCGGGAAAACCTACACCATGGAG GGTGTCGCTGATAATCCCGGCATCAACCAGCGTGCTCTGCGGCTGCTGTTCTCCGAGGTGACGGAAAAAGCTCCAGACTGGGACTACAAAATCACCGTCAGCATGGTGGAAATCTACAACGAGACGCTGCG GGACCTGCTCGGGGAGAATCCGTCTGACAAGCTCGACATAAAGATGAATCCCGATGGCAGCGGCCAACTCTACGTCCCCGGACTGACCGAGATCACCGTGCAGAGTCCCGAGGACATCAACAAG GTGTTTGAGTTGGGTCACGTCAACAGAGCGACAGCCTGCACCAACCTGAACGAGCACAGCTCGCGGTCACATGCTCTGCTCATCATCACGGTCTCTGGATTCAACACAGCCACTGGCAACCGCACgcaag GGAAGCTGAACCTCGTGGACCTGGCGGGCTCGGAGCGGATCGGTAAGTCGGGGGCGGAGGGCAGTCGGCTCAGAGAAGCTCAGTGCATCAACAAATCCCTGTCGGCGCTCGGCGATGTCATCAACGCGCTGCGGAGCAAACACTCCCACGTCCCGTTCAGAAACTCCCGCCTCACGTACCTGCTGCAGGACTCGCTGAGCGGAGACAGCAAGACCCTGATGATGGTGCAG GTCTCTCCGTTGCCCAGCAACATGAGCGAGTCAGTCTGCTCGCTGAAGTTCGCTCAGAGGGTTCGCAGCGTCGAGCTGAGCTCCTCGTCCTCCAGGAAACACGAGAACTCATCCACGTCATCCTCGCCCACCCACGACAGCGTTGAG CTGGACTCCCCCCCGGTGACCCCGGTCCCTCTCCCCATCTCTCGGGCCAGCAGCGCCGGCTCCACCCTCTCCTCCGCCTCCAGAACTCCCAGCAGCTCCCGCAGGAGGTCCCAGTCGCAGCTCTCCACAG GACGACTGAAGCTGACAGCCTGA